The DNA segment CAGTACGATTGCGTTCCCAATGGTAAACATGTACTCCCCTCCCTAAGGTATACATCCCGGATCAGCGGCCGGAGCCGTCGATCCGGCTGAACAACCATTCCCCCAGTTCAGTATAGTCGGAAAACGTCACATCAGCGATGGAATCTTTTCGCGGCTTGCGGCACAGGTGGGCTGCCCACATCCCCGCATTCTTGGATCCGATCACATCATACGAATAGGAATTGCCGACATACAGCACATGTTCCGGCTGCACCCCCAGTTCGGTACAGACGGCCCGGAACGGTGCCGGATGGGGTTTCAGATAGCCAACGTCTTCGGAGGACAGCTTGCAGGCCCAGCCGTCAGGCAGGCCGACGATATCCATCTTGCGCTTGACCGGAAAATCCGACAGCAGTCCGCGCGGGATACCGGCATCGTCAAGCTGCTGCAGAAATCGGCGCAAGCCCTTGACCAGGGTAATCCCGTGCAGCAGGTCTTCCCAGGTATGTACCTTGTCCGAGATCATCTGACGGGCGGAATCCCTGGGCACCCCGAGGGCCTCCCCCAGCAGGGCTGCCTGCATGTCATGATAATCCTCTACAATCGTAATGCTGCGGATCTGCTTGCGAATTCTGGAGAAACGACGGACAAAGCCCGCATTTTTCAGGCCGTACCACAGGCTGCGACGATACATTGCCGAATTCGGGTACAAGGTACCGTCGACATCAAAAACTACTGCATGAATCTCCATGAATCCCCTACTGTACTCTGCGAATGGTGTATGTAATCTCGCCGCGCGCATTGCGTGAGCCGGGGGCCGGTGTAAACTGCCATCCCTGCACCGCCGAGCGGATGCGAGCATCTATCTCATTATTACCTGAAGATTTCTCGAATTGCAAGTCGACCACCCTTCCCTGGGGATCGACCACAAAGGAAACCATCGCGGTGAGTACCGGTGGATCGGCTGATCGCAGCAGGGTGTTGCTGAGCATCGGATCGCTGCCGCCAATCCGCACCCGGTTCCCGGCCAGTCGCGGCAGATCGCCGCTGGCCTGCCCGTCGGTCTGTGGATCGGCGGTCTGGGAGATATCGATAGCCCGCACCTGCTGATCAGGACCGGTCAGCCGGGACAGGATCCGGTCGATCTCCTGCAGCCGCTGGTCCGACAAGCCCTCCTGAACCGTCGGCTCGGCATCCGCTTGCGGGGCCGGTCGCGGGGCGAGATCAGGCTGACTGTCGAGCCACTCCTGCAGCTCCAGCAGATTCTCCCGACGCAGGGCAATCTCGGCATCGGTCGGCCCTTCCGGCGGCCCGACCGCTGACGGTTGAACCGGCTCTGGCGGGGCAGTTGTATCCGGTGCAGTACGCAGGGCGGCATCCGGGATCTCCTGCTGAAACCGGAACTCCAGCTGCTCCTCGGGCGGAGACGGCCGGGCTTCGCGCGCCGGGGGTGGCGGCTGCGACGGGGCAGGCGGCGCGGGTTCTGCTGGCTGGGCCGGTTCATCCGGTGGCTGCGGTGCCGGTTCGGCGGGCGCCGGTTCGGCTGGCTGCTCCGGAGCCGTCTCGGCAACCGTTTCCGCTGGCTCTACCGGATCAAAATCGGCCAGCTCGATAAACACAATCCCGGCATACTCCGGTGTGATCGGGCGCTGAATCGCCAGAAGCTGCAAAACCACCGCCAGCACAATGTGCAGCAGCAGCGCAAGCCCGACACCCTGCAGAATTCTTTGGCGTGTAGTCTGATACACCGTCTGCACGTTTATTGTGCCTCCCGGGTACGCAGGCTCACCCCGCGAAAATTATTGCGACGAAGGACATCAAGCACCTGTACGATACTCTCGTAACTGGTTTCACGATCCCCTTCTACCACAATCCCGCGCGGCTCACCTTCCGGCCATGCCTGATCCAGGCGTGCGAAATGCTCCTGCAGCCCCTCAAGGCTGTACTGGTCGCGGTTGACATAGTATTCCCCCGGTCCGACAACCGTAACCACGGTAGGGGTGGTTACGATGCTTTCGGCACTGCCGGACTCCGGCAGATTCAGGGCAATCCCGGGGGTCATGACAAAGGTGCTCGAAACCATAAAAAACACCACCAGCTGAAATACCACATCGATCATGGGCACCAGGTCAACATTGGCATTCGGCTGGAGTCGACGACGAAACTGCATCAGCCTCTCCCCTTCAGTACCATCACCAGCTCACTGACCCGATTCTCCAACCGGATGATCGAGTGGTTTACCTTGCTTACCAGATAATTGTAGAAGATAATTGCCGGAATCGATACGATGATACCAGCAGCGGTTGTTACCAGTGCCTCGGCAATACCGCGGGCCAGCAGCGCCGGGTCACCACCCATCCCGAATTCCCCCAGAACACCAAAAGCTGCAATGTTGCCGGTAACCGTACCCAGCAACCCGAGTAGCGGGGTTATATGCGCAATAGTGCCCAGAAAGGACAGCGGCCCCTCCATCCGCGGGATCTCCATGTTGGCGGCATCGGTGATAGCACCCTTGATCACCTCGGAATTATACCCGCGGTACTCTATACCTACCTTCATCAGGTTGGTAATCGGGGTGGGATTCTGCTCGCAGATGCTCATCGCCTCTTCGTAATGCCCCTTCTCCAGGCTGTTCTTGAGGCGCGTCAGCAGCTTTTCCTCATCTGCACGAATCCGGGAAAAGTACAGCAGGCGTTCGATAATGATTGCTGCCGCAACCAGCGACAGCATTGCAATCAGGATCAGTATGATCCCTCCCTGTTCGACTAAAACCATCATAGCAAGTCCTCACTTATGCCCAGAATTATAGGGTAATCTCGGCGCTCAGCGTAAACCGGATTCCCGGTTCGATGAACGGGCTGAACCCCGGGGTTCCATTGTCGGAACTGACATCAAACTGATAGCGGTCACCATCGATAAGCGGCGCCAGCAGATCACGGATCGCTGCACGCAGCACAATCCCGTCGGTAACCTGCACGTAGGAGTGCAGATCCAGATACGGCAGGGAAGCGACCGAATATACCGGAGCCTCCAGGTCGGCCCCACCGCCATACATCCCGTTTTCGCTGCCAAGGGTGATCCCCAGCTGTCCGAGATGTTGCGGTACTACCGGATTGCCCCTGGTGGAGAACAACGGCAGCGCCCCGCGGTAGCCGGCCTGCAGCCGGGCAAACCCGCTGAGCTGATATTGCAGCTGCAGGTGCGTCTGCAGCTCCACCCCGTCATAGGTGTCCCAGGAGAAACCGATCTGCGGGAAGGCGTCCGGATCATCACCATCGGGAACAACATCGAAAAGGTACGCCCCGGGCAGAACCCGATCCTGAAACTCGATGATGTAGTCCACCCCGCCCTGCAGGCGCAGATTCTGCTCCACAAAGTCGGCCTGCATGCGCCCGCCGGCGAACCATTCCATAGCCGGATCGGGGCTGCGCCCCGCAGGCAGGCGCAGCAGCGGGATGTCACGCCACAGATCATGCAGCAGGGTGCGCTGTGCACGCCGGCCAAACGATCCCTGAAACTCTACCCAGTCACTGCTGCGGTAGTTGACACCGAGTGTAAAGGGATACTCAAAACGGTCACCTACCAGCCACAAGGCACCGGCGTTCCCGTAGAGATCGACCCGGCTCGAGGGCTGTGCATCGAAGCTGACGGTTATGGCACCGTCGTGCAGGATATCAATCGAGTCCATCCCGCCGGCACCGAGAGCCTGCAACCCGTACTCCGCACCAAGACTCAGGGTAAAAGCCGGCAGCTCGACTGCTACTCGTGCCCCTGCCTGGAGATAGTCTTCGTCGTCAGATTCCGGAACCTCCTCGGTCTCGGACACCGACAAGCGTCGTGAGGCGCTGCCGGCATGCAGCGAGCCGTACACCCCGATCAGTTCGTCCGGCCTCAGCTCGACCTCGCCATGCCCCGACAGGAAACGCAGGATCGTGGAGTAATAGGAATCCGATGTCTGCTGCAGCCCTTCCTGCCACTCGGTAAAGCCCGCACCGGTCTCGAACTGGACCGGACCGGCAGTGGAGCCGAGCCAGCCGTCAAGTCGCTGTTCGGAGCGAAAAAAACCGGTGCCGGGAGATTTACCACCGTACCCGTCCACCCCCTGATGGGAAAAGGTCAGGCGAAAACGCGGGTCCTGTCCCAGCTTGAACACCCCGAGCTGCCCCTCGATCAGATTGCGAGAACCGGCGGTGATGCTGCCGGTACTGAACACGGATGTCTCGACCGGATCCAGATCATCGGTAATATCCGGCAGCAGCAGTCGCGGCTGCACCTCCATCTCCTGCACCGACGGGAGGGGTATTACAAGCTCCGGCAGCACCAGCTGAGCCGCCCCTGGCAGCACTGCCTCCACACGCTCGAAGGGTATACCATCAACCCGCAACAGGGCGGTTGGCAAGACTATTTCAGGCTCTTCGGGGGCATCGCTCTGTCCGGCTGCGTACAATGGCAACAGGAGAAGCGCTATAATCATGAATCGCGACGGGGTAAACCTGGTCATCTCCATCAATCCTCCAGGAGGCGTTCAGCTGCCTCGCTCCATTGCGTCTGCGGAAAACTGTCCTGAATGCGCTGCACCAGCTGCTCGGCCTCGCGAGGCCGGGAGTCACGAATCAGAGCCTCGGCTCCCCGGTACAGGCTGCGCGCCAGCAGATCACGATCCGCTGCTACAGTCGCTGCCGCATCAAGAAAGGCGTCGGCAGCCCGTGCGGGGCGGTCGGTACGCATAAAGTACTCACCCAGCAGAAAATGGGCCTCCGCAGCCTGATCGGGGGCATCATCATCGCGGGTTGCAACCTGCTGCAGCTGAGGAACTACCCGCTCAGCCTCACTGTCCAGCGTGAACGCCTCCAGCAGTACGGTGCGCCCCAGCTCAAGAATTGCCTCCCGGCCTGCCCGGGTAGCTGCACCCTCATTCTGCTCGATCTGAACCCGCAGTTCTGCCTCACGTTCGGACACACCGCTAACCTGCAGCACCAGTTCGTCGGCAATCCGGTCGGCACCCGCAGCAGCTGCCTGCTGCGGATAGCGGGCTCGCGCCTCGGACACCAGGTTCAGTGCAGTACGATGCTCACCGCGCTGTCGATAGATACGAGCGGCGTTCATCATTGCATCAAACCGGTGGGGACTGTCACGATGCTCTTCCACCAGCCGATTCCACAGCAGCAGTGCCCCGGAGGGCTCGCCAAGCTGCTCGGCGATCTCGCCGCCAATAAACAGCGCGTCATCGATACGATCACCAGCAGGGTACGAGGTGCGATACTCGAACAGCAGCTCCTGGACAACACGCAGATTATCACGTTCCAGCTGTACCTGGGCCCGGCGATACAGTGCCTCCTGCCCCAGATAACTGTCGGGATAGCGATTGGTAACTTCGGCAAACGCCTCAAGTGCGGACTCGACCCGATCGGCACGCAGCAGCGCCTCGGCAAAGCCGAACCGGGCCTCCCGGGCCCGGGACGAGTCCGGAAAGTCCAGAAAGACACCGCGATAGCTGCTGATCGCCTGCTGATACTCACCCAGCTCGATCTGGGTCTGAGCCAGCAGATATCCTGCATCGGCGGCCAGCGCGGGCTCGGGGTCGAATGCCGATATCCGCTGCAGCAGTGACTGGGCGGTCGCATACTCCCCGTCTGCAAAAGCACTCCAGCCGGCCAGATAAACCGCCCGGGGGGTAATGCCCGCCGCAGGATACTCATCCGGGATCCGGCTGAACAGCCGAAGCGAATCACGATAGTTACCCTGCTGATAGTACGACCAGGCATGGTAGAAAAGATTATATGGATGCAGCGCTGCCACATCCTCGCCTAAACCAAGCGCTTCTGAGGTGGCAAGCTGTGACACCGGCGCGAAGAACTCTACGGCGGTGCGAAAGTCAGCCGCGGTTACCGCGGAAAGCCCGCGCAGGTAGAACAACTTTGCCCGTTCCTGAGGATATGCCTCGCCCAGTCCGGGAAGCTGCTCCAGCAAGGTCTCTACCTCCCGATCCACCGCTGCATAGCGTTCCTGTTCAAACAGCACTGTCACATACTCTACTACTGCCGGTATATCGTCGGGACGCAACGCCAGATAATCCCGGAAGCTCTCGATAGCAGCCGAGCCGTTCCCGGTCTGCCGATGAATCTGTGCCTCAAGGCGCAGCAGGTCTTCCTGGATCCCGCTGGTCAGTCCACGGGCATGCAGATCACGTACTATTCGCAGGGCATCATCGTAGTCTTCGAGTTGAACCAGTACAAAGGCATGAAGGTAGGAGGCCTGAGGAAACAGCTCGGACCGCGAGTGCAGGCGCCGGAACGTCGCCGTGTTTTCCCGTGCCTCCTGCCACAGCCCCTGTTTTGCCTGCAAGGTGGACAACCGGAACAGCCCGACCGCCCCGGACTCACGCTCGACGAACTCGGAAAGCACCCGTATACCCTGCTCGTAATCACCACGAATCTCGGCTATCTCGGCAAGGTACAGCGGCACGATCTCGGAGACCTCGTGCACACCGCGAAGATCCCACACCCGCCGCAGATACAGCTCGGCCAGCCGGTACTCCTGATTCTGAAAACTGCTCAGCCCGACGCGGGTCCAGAAGTCCTTCAGGACCTCACTGCGCCCGGCAAGCACCTGCTCGGCACGACGTATAACTGCAGCGACATCCTCCTGACTGCCAATTTCCTGCATGATCAGGAACAATCGTTGAAACGCAACCGTTGCAATCTCCAGCCGGCTTTCGGTCAAGGTTTCAAACAGCTCTCGAGCCAGCTCGAACTCATCCAGGAAAAACAGTGCCTCGGCCTGAAACAGCCTGACCTGGTCGGCCCACTGAGCCGGCAGGGAATCAATTGAAAGCTGTTCGGCAATCTCCAGGATCTGCTGATACTCCTGCTGACCATGCAGCAGCGAGACATATAACGCACCGGCAAATCCCCGTACCGATTCGCCCGGGGCGTTCAACAGGTCACGCAGAATCTCACGGGCCTCCTCGGCATCGCCCAGCGCAATCCGGCTGCGTGCAAGGTAGAGCCGGGCTTCATTCTGTACAGCCTGGTCGCGTACCTGTACAGCAGAAAGGTTATCCGCCGCACGTGAGTACTGCCCAAGCTGAAACTGGGAGACACCGAGATAGAACGGTACATACGGCAAAAAACGGGTTGATCGATAGCGAGTCTGCACCCTGGCAAACAGATCAGCGGATTCCTGATAGCGACCAAGCTGGTACAGGGTAACAGCCCGCCGGAACTGGACATCGGGTACGAGTTCACTGGTCGGGTGTTCCCGAAGGAACTGCTCGTAACGCTCAAGAGCTACGGCGTAGTCCCCGGTGCGAAACCGCTGCTCGGCAGATTGATACAGGAATCTGTCACCGGTCTGGCCGAATACCGGTATTTCCGCGATGAGCAGCAGCAATCCGCACATCGCCAATGTTCGTTTCATGCAGTATAAGGTACACCAAGGCGGGAAATAATTCAAAGGGTTATTTACTGACGCCAGTTTTGTTGTTCGGGGCCGCAGCGGCCTCCTGTCGCCGTCTCAGTGGGCAAACAACAAAACTGGCGTCACCAGTATGTACCCGAGGGACTCTCGGCTCTCAATCGTCATCGCGCAGGTTCCCGATCGAAAGACTATCCGGACGCCGTACAGATAAAGCAAAATACGCCTCGGGAAACTGCGCTACCAGGCTGTGAACCGAAATCTGCTGCTGCCCGGCAAATGCAGTCATGCGGAATCGGCCGGATTCGGTAATATAGGGAAAGATCACTATCTCATCGGTTTCCGGGTTATCGGTGTGAAACCTCGATGGATACACGACACCGGACACCACCCTTCCCGGCTCCTGCTGATACTCATGGAACAGGCGACTCCTTAATCGGTCAAGCGGAATCATTTCTGTCGGCTCGGGTGCGAGAAAAACATCCGCCAGTTTGCCGGTAGCCTGGAACCTGCGGGCTGTTTCCTGCAGCTGCTCACTCCAGCTCAATGCGTCCTGCGCCCGAAACCTGTCCCAGTCGACAACATTCCTGGTCAAGGCGGCTACCAGATCAAACGGCTCAACAAGAACCCGGTTGAACTGTAGCGGGACACGCACCGATCGATGCACGGTATCACCGGCTATTACCACATCCATACGGCTGCCGCGAACTGGATCAGGGAATATCCGCACAAAGAACTCGGAATCCGATAGCAGAAAGATCTTGACCTGCTCGAACACCCCGCTGTCGCGATTGCGTTTGATGACATAACTGCCGGCACCATCGATGGGAAACTCACCCCGGTGTTCAACGAGAAACAGCTGATATACACCGTCGCCCTCGGTGAGCACCCGATACTTTATCCGGTGTCCATGGTACCGGGACAGATGGATTTCATCCGGGCGCCCGATAACCTCGCGAAGCGGTGCCTGGAGAGCCCGCGCATAGCCGGCCCGGACAACAGCGCTGTCCGGAAAATGAAAATCCGATGGCCGTGGCTGAAAAACTGTCTGAGCTCCGGCAACAGCAGTGGCCGCTGAGAAAACCAGCAGCACCAGTGCGGCTCGGCTATGTTTCAATATAGACTGATACATGGGGCGATCGCTGCGCAATATCGGTAACCGATGACCGGATTCGGCGCACCTCCTGTAGCTCAGTATCGTCATCCTTGTCCAATCTGTTAATAACAGAAATTGATTCCTGCACGACCCCGCAGCCAGCCAGGCCGGGCTGCAGCACATGTGAATCAGCATACAGCGCCAGGCTGGGCAGCAAGCGGGCAGCGCCGCCCAGGCGGCGAGCAGGAGCAGCGGCAGCATGACCGTTACGCGCCAGCCACGAAAACAGCCCGGGCGGCGGCAACGCAAAAGGACAGCCCGGCAGGCCAAGCGGCCGGTACCACACCCTGCGGCCAGGCCCCTGCGGCAGACGGGTATGCAGATCCGGATCCCCCAGCACCGACTGCAGCGCTATGCCGGGTCCGGGAAAGTAGCGGGAGATACGTCGCCCGGGAGAGAGCAACAGCCGGTTGTCCGGGGTGATATCAGGAAACACCGGCATAGCCTGTATCAGCACCCGAGACGCGATCGCCTGCGGAGGCTGCAGCAGTTCCCATTGTGACTCATCGCCAGGCACGGTCAGCAGCACAGCCTGGGCGCCCTGCACCACTGCCTCAAACAGCCGCCGCACATCCCCGGCGGTAGCTGGACTGCTGTAGACAGCGGCAATAATCAGCAGACCGGACAGCCCGGGTTCCACCCCTGACGCCTCGTTGTCAGCACTGCTGCCGATCCCGGCCGAAAGATTGTGCAATGGACGCTGCAGGGTATAGCTGGCAGCTGGGGGTTCCCCCTGTTCAGGATACAGGAACCTGAGCAGCGGCAGTCTGAAATCCGGCAGGAAGGCGGTGTAGTCCTGCAGCAGCTGCAGCTGGGCCGGCAGCGGGATCCGGCTTATACCCGGGAGATAGCTTTCCACTGGATGCAGCACCGCAGCCCCGGCGGCAGCAGCTGAGCCGGCAGCAATCCCCTGCCCGCCCGGTACTGGTCGGGGTTCCGGAGTCAGGCGCGAGTTCTCGATTCGTTGCCGGAGTTCCAGCAGCTGATGTCGCAAGGGATGCAGCCGGCTCTTGAGATTGACCGCCTCACCGGTATTCTCCCGCACCAGCTGC comes from the Spirochaeta africana DSM 8902 genome and includes:
- a CDS encoding MotA/TolQ/ExbB proton channel family protein, giving the protein MMVLVEQGGIILILIAMLSLVAAAIIIERLLYFSRIRADEEKLLTRLKNSLEKGHYEEAMSICEQNPTPITNLMKVGIEYRGYNSEVIKGAITDAANMEIPRMEGPLSFLGTIAHITPLLGLLGTVTGNIAAFGVLGEFGMGGDPALLARGIAEALVTTAAGIIVSIPAIIFYNYLVSKVNHSIIRLENRVSELVMVLKGRG
- a CDS encoding TonB-dependent receptor yields the protein MEMTRFTPSRFMIIALLLLPLYAAGQSDAPEEPEIVLPTALLRVDGIPFERVEAVLPGAAQLVLPELVIPLPSVQEMEVQPRLLLPDITDDLDPVETSVFSTGSITAGSRNLIEGQLGVFKLGQDPRFRLTFSHQGVDGYGGKSPGTGFFRSEQRLDGWLGSTAGPVQFETGAGFTEWQEGLQQTSDSYYSTILRFLSGHGEVELRPDELIGVYGSLHAGSASRRLSVSETEEVPESDDEDYLQAGARVAVELPAFTLSLGAEYGLQALGAGGMDSIDILHDGAITVSFDAQPSSRVDLYGNAGALWLVGDRFEYPFTLGVNYRSSDWVEFQGSFGRRAQRTLLHDLWRDIPLLRLPAGRSPDPAMEWFAGGRMQADFVEQNLRLQGGVDYIIEFQDRVLPGAYLFDVVPDGDDPDAFPQIGFSWDTYDGVELQTHLQLQYQLSGFARLQAGYRGALPLFSTRGNPVVPQHLGQLGITLGSENGMYGGGADLEAPVYSVASLPYLDLHSYVQVTDGIVLRAAIRDLLAPLIDGDRYQFDVSSDNGTPGFSPFIEPGIRFTLSAEITL
- a CDS encoding energy transducer TonB, giving the protein MQTVYQTTRQRILQGVGLALLLHIVLAVVLQLLAIQRPITPEYAGIVFIELADFDPVEPAETVAETAPEQPAEPAPAEPAPQPPDEPAQPAEPAPPAPSQPPPPAREARPSPPEEQLEFRFQQEIPDAALRTAPDTTAPPEPVQPSAVGPPEGPTDAEIALRRENLLELQEWLDSQPDLAPRPAPQADAEPTVQEGLSDQRLQEIDRILSRLTGPDQQVRAIDISQTADPQTDGQASGDLPRLAGNRVRIGGSDPMLSNTLLRSADPPVLTAMVSFVVDPQGRVVDLQFEKSSGNNEIDARIRSAVQGWQFTPAPGSRNARGEITYTIRRVQ
- a CDS encoding ExbD/TolR family protein, with translation MQFRRRLQPNANVDLVPMIDVVFQLVVFFMVSSTFVMTPGIALNLPESGSAESIVTTPTVVTVVGPGEYYVNRDQYSLEGLQEHFARLDQAWPEGEPRGIVVEGDRETSYESIVQVLDVLRRNNFRGVSLRTREAQ
- a CDS encoding HAD family hydrolase; translated protein: MEIHAVVFDVDGTLYPNSAMYRRSLWYGLKNAGFVRRFSRIRKQIRSITIVEDYHDMQAALLGEALGVPRDSARQMISDKVHTWEDLLHGITLVKGLRRFLQQLDDAGIPRGLLSDFPVKRKMDIVGLPDGWACKLSSEDVGYLKPHPAPFRAVCTELGVQPEHVLYVGNSYSYDVIGSKNAGMWAAHLCRKPRKDSIADVTFSDYTELGEWLFSRIDGSGR
- a CDS encoding tetratricopeptide repeat protein, whose translation is MKRTLAMCGLLLLIAEIPVFGQTGDRFLYQSAEQRFRTGDYAVALERYEQFLREHPTSELVPDVQFRRAVTLYQLGRYQESADLFARVQTRYRSTRFLPYVPFYLGVSQFQLGQYSRAADNLSAVQVRDQAVQNEARLYLARSRIALGDAEEAREILRDLLNAPGESVRGFAGALYVSLLHGQQEYQQILEIAEQLSIDSLPAQWADQVRLFQAEALFFLDEFELARELFETLTESRLEIATVAFQRLFLIMQEIGSQEDVAAVIRRAEQVLAGRSEVLKDFWTRVGLSSFQNQEYRLAELYLRRVWDLRGVHEVSEIVPLYLAEIAEIRGDYEQGIRVLSEFVERESGAVGLFRLSTLQAKQGLWQEARENTATFRRLHSRSELFPQASYLHAFVLVQLEDYDDALRIVRDLHARGLTSGIQEDLLRLEAQIHRQTGNGSAAIESFRDYLALRPDDIPAVVEYVTVLFEQERYAAVDREVETLLEQLPGLGEAYPQERAKLFYLRGLSAVTAADFRTAVEFFAPVSQLATSEALGLGEDVAALHPYNLFYHAWSYYQQGNYRDSLRLFSRIPDEYPAAGITPRAVYLAGWSAFADGEYATAQSLLQRISAFDPEPALAADAGYLLAQTQIELGEYQQAISSYRGVFLDFPDSSRAREARFGFAEALLRADRVESALEAFAEVTNRYPDSYLGQEALYRRAQVQLERDNLRVVQELLFEYRTSYPAGDRIDDALFIGGEIAEQLGEPSGALLLWNRLVEEHRDSPHRFDAMMNAARIYRQRGEHRTALNLVSEARARYPQQAAAAGADRIADELVLQVSGVSEREAELRVQIEQNEGAATRAGREAILELGRTVLLEAFTLDSEAERVVPQLQQVATRDDDAPDQAAEAHFLLGEYFMRTDRPARAADAFLDAAATVAADRDLLARSLYRGAEALIRDSRPREAEQLVQRIQDSFPQTQWSEAAERLLED
- a CDS encoding MerR family transcriptional regulator, giving the protein MQGRTVAEICEQLDLKPHVLRYWEEQIPWLSPERSMSGHRMYTESHVHLLFRLKYLIEQRGFTLQGAAEQLVRENTGEAVNLKSRLHPLRHQLLELRQRIENSRLTPEPRPVPGGQGIAAGSAAAAGAAVLHPVESYLPGISRIPLPAQLQLLQDYTAFLPDFRLPLLRFLYPEQGEPPAASYTLQRPLHNLSAGIGSSADNEASGVEPGLSGLLIIAAVYSSPATAGDVRRLFEAVVQGAQAVLLTVPGDESQWELLQPPQAIASRVLIQAMPVFPDITPDNRLLLSPGRRISRYFPGPGIALQSVLGDPDLHTRLPQGPGRRVWYRPLGLPGCPFALPPPGLFSWLARNGHAAAAPARRLGGAARLLPSLALYADSHVLQPGLAGCGVVQESISVINRLDKDDDTELQEVRRIRSSVTDIAQRSPHVSVYIET